The genome window TAGCGGCGACGAGCGGGCCGAAGGCCGTTCCGACGTTGCCCGCGACGCCGTGGTAGGCGAGGACGGTTCCCCGCCGCTGCGAGGCGCGGGTGATCAGCGAGAGCCCCGCGGGGTGATAGAGGCTCGCCGCGGTGCCCCAGAGAACGAGTGCAGCGCCGAGCAACCAGACGTTCGTCGCGAAACTGACGAGCAGAAACCCACCGCCCATGCCGAGCATCGAGAGGACGACCAAACGCTTCGAGCCGTAGCGATCCGCGAGCGCACCGCTTGGCAACGCGCCGACGCCGATGAGCGCGTAGCCGACCGCCACGATCGTCCCCAAAAGCGCCGCCGAGACGTCGAAGACGTCCAGCCAGACCACAACGAACAGCGGAATCGTGAGTTCGTAGACGTGGAACGTCGCGTGCCCGAGCATGGTAAAACGGGCGATCGCACGATCGTTCCGGTTCATGCGCCGGATTGTCAGGGTGTCGGGATAATAGTTGCGTCCGCTCACCACCGGCGAGGGTGACTCCAGTCGCCGGTCAACCGCCGTACACCGACGGGACGAGTCGAACCACGATGTCGTCTGTGAGCCGCGTCTCCAGCCCGTCGAGTTGGGTGACATGGCGTCGATCGATCGTCACGACGGTATCTCCAGCCAGTTCGGCGCCGTCGCCGGCGACGAGTTCACCCGCCAGTGATGGGTAGTCGGCTTCGAGTTCCAACAACAACTCGCCGATCGTTGCGGCATCCGTCTCGTACGGAACCGTCTTTCGACCGACGGCTTCCCGGAACGGCCCGAAGAAGACACACTCGAGTTGCACGCTCGCGCATTCGACGCGCCAGTCTTTGAACCCGGCGGAACCGGTGGTGCCTGCAGATCAGTCATATCGGTCGATCGGTTCGGACGACGCTGTCCGCCTTCGACCGATGGCGGCCTGGATCGCAACTCGATTTCGTTCGCGACTGGATGCGATCGGCTCCCGGAGTGACGGCGATTCAGTCGCGATACGCCACAGGGTCGATAACGGTCGATTCGGGGGCCGATTCCCTCGAGACCGCAAACGTGCCCAGTTGCTCGTCCTGATCCGAGGACTCGCCCGACAGGACGGTCACCCCGTCGACCAGCAACGGTGCGATTACGCCCGCCACGACGACCTCGGGCATCGCCAGCGAGTCGCGAACGACGACCCGGTCACCCGCCTCGAGACCATGATCGTCGACCACCGACCGTGCGGTTTCGAGGACATCGGCGTGGGTAAGCGTGCGTTCGCCGTCGGTCAGCATCGACGTCGACGCTTCGACGTCGAGGGGTGGAAACGATGGGTTTTCACTCCAGACACCAGCGTCGAAGTGATGAACGTTGGCCTGGCGTGGCTTTGCACCGTAGCCGACGCGTTGCCCACCTCGCGGGAACGCATACGTCCCCGACTCGATGTCCTCGACAGGCGCGACGAGCGCCCGGAAGTCGTCGACTTCGCTCAGGTCGGTCGGCGGATCGAATCGAACCGTCGCCTCGAGCAGGGTCGCCCCGAAGCAAGCGAGCAGCGCGAACGGCCCTTCGCCGACAACGCCGACGGTAACCTCGTTGCGGACGCCCTGATGGCGCAGGAAGTTCCCCGCCTGCCAGGACGTCTTACAGAACCAGTGGTGATCGAACTCACGTCCGGTCGCATCGATCAGCGCGGTCCTGTCGGGATGAAGTTCGCCGGTCAGGAGGTCGTCGACTGTCGTGGCGGTCATACCGGACACTCCGCAGCGCTGAGAAAAAAGGTCCCCGATCGGATCGCGGCTGTGGCGTCGTTACCCGTTATACAACGGTATTGATGACACAATCGCGAGCACCCTTATGACCGGATCAGGGCCACAGACTCTCGAACTGGACGAGTATGAACATTCGCCGTGTCTATCGAACGAGGCCGCGGTATCGGCGTCCACCCGACGGCATCAGAACGCGCGCTTGATCCGATCGAAAACGCCCTCGTTGATCTCGATCTCGTCGCCACCAGCCTCGGCGAACGCCTCGAGCGCCTCGCGCTGGTCGTCGTTCAGCCGTTCGGGGGTGACGACCTGGATCTGTACGAAGAGGTCGCCCTGACCACGGCCGCGCAGTCGGGGCATCCCCTTACCCTCGAGGCGGAAGGTTTCGCCGCTCTGGGTTCCCCTGGGGATCTCGAACTCGACGGTGCCGTCGAGCGTGGGAACCGAGACGGTGTCACCGAAGGTGGCCTGCGGGAACGAGATCGGCAGTCGGTAGCGAAGGTCGTCGCCCTCGCGCTCGAACTCCTCGTGTTCGCGGACCGAAACGTCGATCAGCAGGTCGCCGTGGCGGCCCCCTTCGGGACTCGGTGCGCCCTCACCTTCCATTCGGAGCGTCTGTCCGTCCTGAATACCTGCTGGCACCTCGACAGTCAGCGTGGCCTCGTTGCGGACGTAGCCCTCGCCCCGACACGTACTGCAGGTCTCGGAGTAGATCGTCCCCTCGCCATCACAGCGCCGACACGCCGTCGTCTGCTGGACCCGACCGAGCGGCGTCTGCTGGACCTGCGTGACCTGCCCGCGACCCTGACACTCCGAACAGGTCTGGGCGTCCGCATCGGGCGGATGACCCTCGCCGTCACAGGCGTCACAGGCCTCGGGACGCTCGAGCGTGAACTGCTTTTCAGCTCCCTCGAAGGCCTCTTCGAGGTCGATCTCGAGTTCGGTCCGGAGGTCGCGTCCCTTTCGCGGCCGTCGTCGACCACGACCCCCACCGCCGCCGAAGACCTGCTCGAAGATGTCGCCGAGGCCGCCACCCATGCCACCGCCCATCCCACCGAACGGGTCCCCACCCATACCGCCAGTACCGGCCTGGCCGGCGTCGAACCCGTGTTTTTCCGCCTGTTCGTAGCGGTCGTGGCCCATCCGGTCGTACGCTTGGCGTTTCTCTTCGTCGGTGAGCACCTGTTTTGCCTTCTGGATCTTTTTGAACTTCTCCTCGGCGTCCGGGTCGTCGCTGACGTCCGGATGGTACTCCGTCGCCTTCTTTCGATAGGCTTGCTTGATTTCGTCGGCGGAGGCGTCGCGACTCACACCGAGCACGTCGTAGAAATCCTCGCTCATTCGTTATGGGTCGGTACTCGGTTGAGCCACTTGAAACGAACGTTCTGGCGGATTCGTACCTGTGGGCCCGTCCGCGTCGTTGTCACTCTCGAGTCGACGGATGACCGACAGTATATGTCACTCGAGGCCGTATCGGGGTGACATGGCCGCCGAGTGTGCCAACTGTGGCCACGATACATCCGGGACGAGATGGCACCACGTCTATCTCTCGACGGACGAAGTCGTCGAACTCTCACTCTGTGAGGGCTGTCGGTACAAGTTCGTCACCGCCGAGTGGGTTACGGCCGTCGTCTGACCGAGGCGGTCGGCAGTCGCATCGTCGTTCCGGCCACCTATTACCCGCCGGCCACCAAAGGGACAGGTATGACAGGAGCGGACCGGTTCACTGTGTTCGGAGTGTACGTTACGGACGCCGTCGCCGACGCGCTCGAGGATCACCTCTATGAAGAAGCAGGGGTACTCGATCTCGAGGGATACTTCGCCGAGACGCCGGATTCGATCCCGGCCGGCGATCCGGGTGCCGAAGTGACCGACGCACTCGTCGCCGACACGCTCGAGGCGTTCCCGACGCTGTACGACGAGGCCGACTTCGCGGCGGCCGAAAGCGTCGAACACGACGGATTCGACCTCGTCCGACTGGCTGCAAAACCGACGCGCGCCTCGGAGCTCCGTGATCGCTTTCAGGCGGCTGCGACGGTTCGCGACGTCGACCTCAGGACCGTCCAGACGGCGATTCTCGCCGCGGCACTGGCAGCCGAACCGACGGTCGACTGAGCCAATAAGGGCCTCGTGAACGGACTGCAGACGACTCCGCGCCGCTAGGCGAATAAAAAGTCGCCGGTCGTTAAGCCTCTTGCATCTCGTAGATGCTCACCCAGTGATCGAGGTACTCGGCTTCATGGTCGCTCGCACGTCGGTTGGCGTCAGCCCAGTCGGTACACTCCCACTCGAGGTCACAGCTGTCACACCGGAGCTGGTATGCCATGCGTTAGTATTCGGCTCGGTCAGGCATAACCTTCGTGACTGCGATGGCCTGTCGATTCGCACTCGAGAGTGGATATGCCCGGTGAAATCGACTTGAGGGGTTTGAGAGTATGCCCGGTGAGTATGTGGACGAACGCTCCGCTCGTCGTGTATTGCTATGGACCGGGGGCAGATTTGAACTACGGCCGCTTCGCTTCGCTTCACTTCACTTCACTCTCTGGTTCAAATCTGCCGAACAAGTTCTAACGGAACGGATGACTCGCTTCGCTCGTCGGTTGTTGTTCCGTCAGAAATGGGTTGGGGCAGATTTGAACTGCCGGCCTCCTCCATGTCAAGGAGGTGTCATAACCAGACTAGACCACCAACCCGACTGGTACTGTCATCGCGGCGTTCGTCGCCACGTCGTCTACACTCATCCGTTGCCGGGCACCGTAATTGAAGGTTTCGAATCAACCGCTGTACGCGATTCAGCCACACGGGCCGGCGATACGCTTAATACTATGTACTGATTTGAGCATTACAAGACAACTACGTACATTGGTGTTCACTATGCAGGAATACGTCGAACGGGTGACCGACGGAGCGGACCTCTCACAGGCCGACGCTCGAGCGGCCTCGGCGGCCGTCTTCGAGGAGGCGACAGAGGCACAGATCGGCGCGTTACTCGCCGCGTTGCGCGCGAAAGGAGAGACGGAAGCCGAGATCGCTGGCTTCGCCGAGGGGATGCGCGAGGCCGCACGGACGATCGAGCCGGACCGCGAACCCCTGGTCGACACCTGCGGGACGGGTGGGGACGACTACGACACGATCAACGTCTCGACGACGAGTGCGATCGTCGCCGCCGGAGCAGGAGTCCCGATCGCGAAACACGGCAACTACTCCGTCTCCTCGTCATCCGGTAGCGCCGACGTCCTCGAGGAGGTCGGCGTCAACGTCGAGGCCGAACCAGCGGCCGTCGAGGCGGCGATCGAAGCCGACGGGATCGGCTTCATGCTCGCGCCGGTGTTCCACCCGGCGATGAAAGCGGTCATCGGCCCGCGAAAGGAACTCGGCATGCGGACGGTATTCAACGTCCTCGGACCGCTGACGAACCCTGCGGGTGCAGACGCACAGGTCATCGGCGTCTATGACCCCGAACTGGTCCCCGTTCTCGCCGACGCGCTCGCTCGCATGGACGTCGAACGCGCACTCGTGGTCCACGGCTCCGGGACCGACGAGATCGCCATCCACGGGGAAACCATCGCTGCAGAAGTCGACGGCGAGTCGGTCGAGCAGTACACCCTCGAGCCAGCCGATTTCGGACTCGAGGTCCACTCAATCACGGACATCGCGGGTGGGTCGCCAACGGAGAACGCCGCCGACATGCGCGGCATCGTCGACGGCGACGTTACCGGCGCGAAACGGGACGTGATCCTGGTGAACGCCGGCGCGGCGATCTACGTCTCGGGCGAGGCCGACTCGCTCGAGGAGGGCGCCGAAATCGCACGCGAGGCGATCGAAACCGGCACCGCTGCGGCGAAACTCGAGCGGCTCCGCGAGGCGACGGTAGAGCCGACGGCGGAGGGACGATGACGCGGGTCAAAATCTGTGGCGTAACCACCAGGGCCGACCTCGAGACCGTCGCCGACGCCGGTGCAGACGCCGTCGGCATCATCTGTGACGTCACCGTCGACACGCCGCGGGAGGTCTCACTCGAGCGTGCCCGTGACCTGATCGAAGCTGCCCCGCCGTTCGTGACGACCGTGCTTGTGACGATGGCGACGGATCCCGAACGGACGATCGAGCTGGTCGAAACGGCCACACCGGACGCGATTCAGCTCCACGGCGAGGTTGACCGAGACGCCATCGACTCGCTCCGGGCCGCGACTGGCGTGACGATCCTGCTTGCAGCCGACGCCGAGGACCTCGCCGACGCCGACCGGTACGACGACCTCGTCGACGGGCTGGTCGTCGACAGCACCGACGAGGACGGTGCCGGCGGCACGGGCGAGACCCACGACTGGGAACGAACGCGGACGGCGGCGACACACCTCGAGTCGCCGGTGATCCTCGCCGGTGGGCTCGAGCCTGATAACGTCGCCGACGCCATCCGGGCGGCCGAGCCGTTCGCCGTCGACGTCTCGAGCGGCGTCGAAGCCGAGGAGGGACGCAAAGACCCAGACGCGGTACACTCGTTCGTCGCCCGTGCGGGTCGGGCAACGACCGTCGAGCCCGAGGTGAGTCCGTCACCATGACCGGCACCGAGCCCCCCTCGAGTGAGTCATCGGAACTGGTATCACTCGACCTCGACCGAGCGGCCTTTCGCGAGCACGCCTCCAGTCCATCCGACAGACCGGTCGTCGTTCGAACCGTTGCGACGCTCGACGTAGAAACGACGCCACTATCGGCGTACGCGGCACTGACCGGCCGCTCACCTTCGAGCGACCGCGAGCGCTCGCCGTACGCGTTCTTGCTCGAGAGTGCCGAGAAGACGGCCTCGAGCGATCCCGATGGCGCGTTCCGGCCGAGTTCGGCGACCGCCGAGCGACACGCCCGATTCTCCTACGTCGGCTACGATCCCGACGCCGTCGTGACAGTCGGACCCGACGGGACCGACGTCGAAGCACTCTCTGCGGACACGCCGCAGGATCTACTCGAGGTGGACACCGACGGCGATACGGTCGACGCGCTCCGGGCGGCGATGCCCGACGTTCGACTCGCCAACTTCCCCGACCACGACCGCCAGCACTTAGAGGGCGGACTCGTCGGCTTTCTCGCCTACGACGCCGTTTACGACCTCTGGCTCGAGGAGGTCGGCCTCGAGCGGCCCGAGTCGCGGTTCCCGGACGCACAGTTCGTCCTGA of Natrarchaeobaculum sulfurireducens contains these proteins:
- a CDS encoding MoaD/ThiS family protein — its product is MQLECVFFGPFREAVGRKTVPYETDAATIGELLLELEADYPSLAGELVAGDGAELAGDTVVTIDRRHVTQLDGLETRLTDDIVVRLVPSVYGG
- the dnaJ gene encoding molecular chaperone DnaJ codes for the protein MSEDFYDVLGVSRDASADEIKQAYRKKATEYHPDVSDDPDAEEKFKKIQKAKQVLTDEEKRQAYDRMGHDRYEQAEKHGFDAGQAGTGGMGGDPFGGMGGGMGGGLGDIFEQVFGGGGGRGRRRPRKGRDLRTELEIDLEEAFEGAEKQFTLERPEACDACDGEGHPPDADAQTCSECQGRGQVTQVQQTPLGRVQQTTACRRCDGEGTIYSETCSTCRGEGYVRNEATLTVEVPAGIQDGQTLRMEGEGAPSPEGGRHGDLLIDVSVREHEEFEREGDDLRYRLPISFPQATFGDTVSVPTLDGTVEFEIPRGTQSGETFRLEGKGMPRLRGRGQGDLFVQIQVVTPERLNDDQREALEAFAEAGGDEIEINEGVFDRIKRAF
- the trpD gene encoding anthranilate phosphoribosyltransferase; this encodes MQEYVERVTDGADLSQADARAASAAVFEEATEAQIGALLAALRAKGETEAEIAGFAEGMREAARTIEPDREPLVDTCGTGGDDYDTINVSTTSAIVAAGAGVPIAKHGNYSVSSSSGSADVLEEVGVNVEAEPAAVEAAIEADGIGFMLAPVFHPAMKAVIGPRKELGMRTVFNVLGPLTNPAGADAQVIGVYDPELVPVLADALARMDVERALVVHGSGTDEIAIHGETIAAEVDGESVEQYTLEPADFGLEVHSITDIAGGSPTENAADMRGIVDGDVTGAKRDVILVNAGAAIYVSGEADSLEEGAEIAREAIETGTAAAKLERLREATVEPTAEGR
- a CDS encoding phosphoribosylanthranilate isomerase encodes the protein MTRVKICGVTTRADLETVADAGADAVGIICDVTVDTPREVSLERARDLIEAAPPFVTTVLVTMATDPERTIELVETATPDAIQLHGEVDRDAIDSLRAATGVTILLAADAEDLADADRYDDLVDGLVVDSTDEDGAGGTGETHDWERTRTAATHLESPVILAGGLEPDNVADAIRAAEPFAVDVSSGVEAEEGRKDPDAVHSFVARAGRATTVEPEVSPSP